Genomic window (Fusobacterium sp. IOR10):
TTTTCTAAAATATCAGCATATTCCCTTAAAACATCAGCAACAATTGTATTTATCATTGTTGTAGGAGTTGCAGGGGAAGCGCTTGAACCAGGCATTCTATATTCAAATTTATTTCCAGTAAATGCAAAGGGAGAAGTTCTATTTCTATCTGAAATATCTTTTGGTATTTTAGGGAAATTATAGGCTCCAAGTTCAATTGAAAGAACTTCACTATCTGTAGTGTCTATTTTTCCAATGTTTTCAAGGAAATTTTGTAGAGGATCTCCTAAAAATATAGAAATAATAGCTGGAGGAGCTTCAGAACCTCCTAATCTAAGATCATTTCCTGCAGTTGCAGTTGCAACTCTTAAAATATCAGCATGTTTGTCAATAGCTTCAACCACAGCAGTTATAAATACTAAAAATTGAAGTTTATCTTTAGACATATCTCCAGGTTCAAAAATATTTTCTCCTAAATCAGTGGCCAAAGACCAGTTACAATGTTTTCCAGAACCATTTACTTTTGAAAATGGTTTTTCATGTAAAAGAGCAGCTAAATCATGTCTGTCAGCAACTTTTTTTATAATATCCATTGTAAGTTGGTTTTGATCAGCAGCAATGTTAGCAGATGAAAACATTATAGCTAGTTCAAATTGATTTGGAGCGACTTCGTTATGTTTTGTTTTAGCCATTACTCCAAGTTTCCATAATTCACAGTCAAGTTCTCCCATAAATAATTCAACTTTTTCTTTTAATGTACCGTAGTAGTGATCATTAAGCTCTTGTCCCTTTGGAGGTAATGAACCAAAAATAGTTCTTCCACTAAGCATAAGATCTTGTCTTT
Coding sequences:
- a CDS encoding glutamine synthetase III; translated protein: MNNMLEIFGTNHFSEIELKSRIPASIFKEFKAVQSGKKELSISVSEVIANAAKNWATEKGATHFTHWFQPLTELTAEKHESFISVSSDGSILSQFSGKELIRGEADTSSFPNGGLRSTFEARGYTAWDLSSPMFLRGPEKAKTLFIPTAFVGYNGEALDKKVPLLRSINTITAEALRLKRALGDTKSSGIDVTLGIEQEYFLIEKKFWEKRQDLMLSGRTIFGSLPPKGQELNDHYYGTLKEKVELFMGELDCELWKLGVMAKTKHNEVAPNQFELAIMFSSANIAADQNQLTMDIIKKVADRHDLAALLHEKPFSKVNGSGKHCNWSLATDLGENIFEPGDMSKDKLQFLVFITAVVEAIDKHADILRVATATAGNDLRLGGSEAPPAIISIFLGDPLQNFLENIGKIDTTDSEVLSIELGAYNFPKIPKDISDRNRTSPFAFTGNKFEYRMPGSSASPATPTTMINTIVADVLREYADILE